DNA from Variovorax sp. PBL-H6:
ATGGTGGCGATGCCGCGGTCGAGCGCCTCCTGCTTCATCTCGAGGATCTTGACGGGGACCCCGGCGTTGAGGAAGTTCATGGTGATGCCGCCGCCCATGGTGCCGGCACCGATCACGCCGACCGACTGGATGGCGCGCTGGGGCGTGTCTTCGGGGACATCGGGAATGCGCGAGGCCGCGCGCTCGGCCATGAACACGTGGCGCAACGCCGCCGACTCGGGCGTGAACATCAGCGCGATGAAAGAGCGGCGCTCCTCGGCCATGCCCTCATCGAACTTGAGCTTGGTGGCGGCCTCGACCGCGTCCACGCACTTGAGCGGCGCGGGGTAATTCCTGGACATCGCGCCGACGGTGTTGCGCGCGAACTGGAAATAGGCGTCGCCCTGCGGATGCCTGCAAGGCAGATTGCGCACCAGCGGCAGATCGCCGCCCTTGGCGACCGCAGACCTGGCGAACTCGACGGCCTCGTCGAACAGCGACTCGGGCGAGGCGGCCAGCTTGTCGAACAGCTTCTGATGGGGCAGCGATGCCAGCATCTCGCTCTTGACGGCCTCGCCGCTCACGATCATGTTGAGCGCGGTCTCCACACCCAGCACGCGCGGCAGGCGCTGCGTGCCGCCGGCACCGGGCAGCAGGCCGAGCTTGACCTCGGGCAGCGCGATGCTGGTGCCGGGCGCGGCGACGCGGAAATGGCAGCCCAGGGCCAGTTCGAGGCCGCCGCCCATGCAGACCGAGTGGATCGCCGCGACGATGGGCTTGGTCGATGCCTCGAGGGCGAGGATCACGCTGAGCAGGTTGGGTTCCTGCAGCGCCTTGGGCGTGCCGAATTCCTTGATGTCGGCGCCGCCCGAGAAGGCCTTCCCGGCGCCGGTGATCACGATCGCCTTGACGGCCGCATCGTCCAACGCCTTCGAGAGGCTTTCGGTGATGCCGACGCGCGTCGAGAAGCCGAGCCCGTTGACCGGGGGGTTGGACAGGGTGATCACGGCGACATCGCCGAGCACTTTGTATTCAGCCGTCATGCTGCGTTCCTTTGGGGATGGAGAGGATCGAAAAAACGGGTTGGGATGCAGTGCAATCATGCTTCGCGGCACCGCATCTAAAAAGCACGGACGTTCTTTTTTGTGGAAATTCTAGGCGTTTCGGGGGAGCCGGCAACGGCCGCCAGTCGCTGGCGAGACAAAGTGGCTCGAGCCCTCAGACCTCGAGCCACTCCTTGCGCGTCGTGGCATCGGCGCGCAGGCTGTCCGGTGTGCCGTCGAACACGATGCTGCCGTGGCCCATGACGAGGGCGCGGTCGGAGATCGCCATGGCAATGGTCAGCTTCTGCTCGATCAGCAGCACCGAGATTCCCTTGTCCTTGAGCGTGCGGAGGTACTGCCCCACCAGCTCCACGATCTTCGGCGCCAGGCCCTCGGTGGGCTCGTCGATGATGATCAGGTCCGGGTCGCCCATCAGGGTGCGGCACAGCGTCAGCATCTGCTGCTCGCCCCCGGAGAGCACGCCCGCTTCGGTGTGCTGGCGTTCCTTGAGGCGCGGGAACATGCCGTACATGTCGTCGAAGGACCAGCGGCTGCCCTTGCCGCTGCCCTTCTGCCCGAGCAGCAGGTTCTGGTGCACGGTGAGCTTGGGGAAGATGTCGCGGTTCTCGGGCACGTAGCCGATGCCCAGGTGCGCAATCTCGTACGCTTTGCGGCGCAGGATGTCCTGTCCTTTCCAGTGCAGGCCACCCTCGGCATGCACCAGGCCCATGATGGCCTTGGCGGTGGTCGAGCGGCCCGAGCCGTTGCGCCCCAGCAGTGCCACGATCTCGCCCGGGTTGACGCTGAAGGAAACGCCATGCAGCACATGGCTCTTGCCGTAGTAGGCGTGGATGGCTTCGAGTTTCAGCATGTCAGTGCCCTCCGCCCTGCGCATCGGCCACGGCCGACCCGAGGTAGGCCTCCTGCACGCGCGCGTTGGCACGCACCGCGGCGGGCGCGTCGAAGGCAATCACCTCGCCGTACACGACCACTGCGATCTTGTCGGCCAGGCCGAAGACCACGCCCATGTCGTGCTCCACGGTGAGCAGGGTCTTGCCCACCGTGACCTGCTTGATCAACGCGATGAAATGCGCAGTCTCGGTCTTGCTCATGCCGGCGGTGGGCTCGTCCAGCAGGATCACGCCCGCGCCGCCAGCGATGGTGACGCCGATCTCCAGCGCTCGCTGCTCGGCGTAGGTCAGGTTGACCGCGAGCACGTCTCGCTTCTTTTCGAGATGCACCTGGTGCAGCAGCTCTTCGGCGCGCTCGTTGGCGTCGTCCAGGTTCGAGAGGAAGCGCAAGAAGGTGTAGCGGTAGCCGAGGCTCCAGAGCACGCCGCAGCGCAGGTTCTCGAACACGCTGAGCTTGGGAAAGATGTTGGTGATCTGGAAGCTGCGCGAGAGGCCGAGCCGATTGATCTCGAAGGGCTTCTTGCCGTCGATGCGCTGGCCGTTGAGCAGCACCTCGCCGCTCGTGGGCGCCAGCCGACCGCTGATGAGGTTGAACAGCGTGGACTTGCCGGCGCCGTTGGGGCCGATGATGGCGATGCGGTCACCGGCCTCCACCGCGAGGTCGACCCCGCGGATGATCTCGGTCTTGCCGAAATTCTTGCGCAGGGCCTTCAGTTCCAATGCGTGGGTCATGCCTTCTCCCCCCGCTTGATCTCTGCCTCGATCTCCTCCTGAGCCGTGCCCCAGACCCGCACGAAGCGGCGCCGCACCGTCTCGATCAGGGCGATGCCCACCAGCAGCAATGCCACCGCGACTGCCCAGCTGGCAAAGCTGGAGGTGTCGAGCGTCGCGCCGAAGAAGTTGAGCGTCGGCCCGAGCGCCGAATTAAGCTGGATGTGATAGATCATCTCGATCACCGCGGCGCCGCCCACCACCAGCGGAATGGCCGCCAGCAGAAACGCGCCGTACAGGCCCCAGAGACGGTTGAACTTGCCGAACTTCGCCACCCGCAGGTTCATCATGATGAGGCTCGCAATGCCGCCCGGCGCGAACATCACCATGAAGACGAACACCAGGCCGAAGTAGAGCTGCCAGGCTTTGGAAAGCTCCGACAACAGCACCGATGCGAAAACCAGCAGCACCGCGCCGATGATGGGTCCGAAGAAGAAGGTTGCGCCGCCGAGAAAGGTGAACAGCAGGTAGCCACCCGAGCGGACCGCGTTCAGGCTGTCGGCCGCGTTGACGATCTCGAAGTTGATCGCCGCCAGCCCGCCGCCGACGCCCGCGAAGAAGCCGGCGATGATGAACGCGAAGTAGCGCACCCGCTGCGTGTTGTAGCCGATGAACTCGACGCGCTCGGGGTTGTCGCGCACCGCATTCAGGATGCGGCCCAGCGGCGTGCCGGTAAAGGCGTACATCAGCGCCGTGCAGACGAAGCAGTACACCGCGATCAGGTAATAGACCTGCATCTGCGGGCCGAAGTTGATGCCCAGGAAGGGCGTGCCATAGACCCGGTTGGTGGTGATGCCGCCCTCACCGCCGAAGAAGCTCGGGAACATCAGCGACATGGCGGCCACCAGCTCACCGATGCCCAGCGTGATCATCGCGAAGGTGGTGCCCGATTTCTTGGTCGTGACGAAGCCGAGCAGGACCGCGAAGAACATGCCTGCCAGCCCGCCGACCACCGGAACCAGCACCAGCGGAATGGGCCAGCCGCCCTTGCTCGCGAGGTTTATCGCGTGGATGGCGATGAAGGAGCCGAGCCCGGTGTACACCGCGTGGCCGAAGCTCAGCATGCCACCTTGGCCGAGCAGGATGTTGTAGCTCAGGCAGATGATGATGAGATAGCCCATCTGCGAGAGCATGGTGAGCGCCAGGCTGCTGCGGAACACGTGCGGCGCGACGATGAGGGCCAGCGCGAACAGGGTCCAGATCAGGTAGCGCCCGATGTTCCAGGGCTTGAAACGGTAGTACGGCGTGGTCTTTTTCGACGCGCCGGATGCGGTGGCCGGGCCCGCCGGGACGACCGGAGCCGGCTGCGCCTGCTCGAGGCTGTTGTGCGTTGTGCTCATCGTCAATCTTCCCGCGTGCCGAGCAGGCCCTTGGGCCTGAAGATCAGGATCAGGACCAGGAACAGGTACGGCAGGATCGGCGCCACCTGCGAGATCGTGAGCTTGAGCAGCTCGTAGCCGAAGGTCTGCTCGCTCACCGCCACGCCGATCGCCTGCAGGCCGGTGGCGAGCGACTGGTCCATCGCCACCGCGAAGGTCTGGATGATCCCGATCAGCAGCGAGGCCAGGAAGGCGCCGGCCAGCGAGCCCATGCCGCCGACCACCACCACCACGAAGATGATGGAGCCGACCGAGGCAGCCATCGCCGGCTCGGTGACGTAGGTGTTGCCGCCCACCACACCGGCCAGGCCCGCCAGCGCCGCGCCACCGCCGAACACCAGCATGAACACGCGCGGGACGTTGTGGCCCAGCGCCTCGACCATCTCGGGGTGCTTGAGCGCGGCCTGGATGACCAGCCCGATACGGGTGCGCGTCAACAGCAGCCACACCGACACCAGCATCAAGAGCGACACCAGCATGATGAAGGAGCGCGACTTGGGGAACTGGGTGCCGTAGAGCGTGAAGAACGGCCCCTGCAGCTGCGGTGGCAGGCCGTAGGGCACGGTCGAGCGGCCCCAGACCAGCTGCACCAGCTCGAGGATCAGGTAGGACAGGCCGAAGGTCACGAGCAGCTCCGGCACATGGCCGTACTTGTGCACGCGCCGCAGGCTGTAGCGCTCGAAGCCGGCGCCGAGCGCGCCGATCAGCAACGGCGCGATGAACAGGGCCGGCCAGAAGCCGATGATCCCGGACAGCGTGTAGGCCACGTAGGCCCCGAGCATGTAGAAGCTGGTGTGCGCGAAATTGAGCACGCCCATCATGCTGAAGATCAGCGTCAGGCCGGAGCTCAGCATGAACAGCAGCAGCCCATAGCTGACGCCGTTGAGCAGCGAGATGACGAAGAATTCGAGGTTCATCGTTCCTCAGAAGGAAGGAGAAAAGAAAAAGGCCCGAGTGTTGAAGTCGGGCCTCGACCGCACTGCTGGGGCCTGTTCAAGCCATCAGGGGCTGGGTCGCTTCATCTGGCACGAGGTCGGCGTGCTGGCCACGTAGGGCTCGTAGTACTTGACGGGGACGAAGGTGTAGCCGGTGTTCTCGGCATCGACCTTGTACTTGCCTTCTGCCTTCTCCCACTTGGCGATGTACAGCCCCTGCTGGAGCTGGTGGTCGGTCTTGCGCATCTCGACCTCGCCGTTGAAGCTCTTGAACTTCATGCCTTCCAGCACCGCCGCGACCTTCACCGGATCGGTCGACTTGGCCTTGACGAAGGCTTCGCTCAGCATCACGAAGGCGGTGTAGGCCGACGAGGTGTAGAGGTCCTCGTTGAACTTCTTGTTGAACGCCTCGGCCAGGCGCTGGATCTCGCCGCCCATGTTGTAGTGGCCGTAGCCCACCTGGTACACCTTGCCGGCCGAGGCCGCGCCCATCGCGGTCGGCGTACCGCTGACGGTCCCGTAGTAGGTGTAGAACTTGACGTTGTTCAGCCCGGAGTCGTTGGCCGCCTTGATCATCAGCGCCAGGTCGGAGCCCCAGTTGCCGGTGATCACGGTGTCGGCGCCGGAGGCCTTGATCTTGGCGATGTAGGGCGCGAAGTCGCGCACCTGCGCCAGGGGGTGGAGGTCTTCGCCGACGATCTGCACGTCGGGCCGCTTCACCTTCAGGTCCTCCTTGGCGAACTTGGCGACCTGCTGGCCGTGCGAGTAGTTCTGGTTGAGCAGGTAGACCTTCTTGACGTCGGGCTGGTCCTTCATGAAGGTGGTCAGCGCCTCCATCTTCATGGAGGTGTCGGCGTCCAGGCGGAAATGCCAGTAGCTGCACTTGCTGTTGGTGAGGTCCGGGTCGACGGCGGCGTAGTTGATGTACAGCACCTCCTTGCCGGGGTTGCGCGCGTTGTGCTTCTCGAGCGCGTCGATGATGGCCAGCGCGGCACCCGAGCCGTTGCCCTGCAGCACATAGCGTGCGCCCTGGTCCTGGGCCGAACGCAGCGCATTGGTGGTCTCCTGGGGGCTGAGCTTGTTGTCGATGCCGATGATCTCGAACTTGACGCCTGCAACGTTCTTCTTGTTGAACTCCTCCGCCAGGAACTGGTAGGTCTTGAGCTGGTTCGTGCCCACCGCGGCCATCAGGCCGGACAGCGGATCGAGCCAGGCGATCTTGACGGTCTCGCCCTTCTGGGCCAGAGCGCCGGTGGCGGTGGCGGCGAGGACGGCCGCGGTTGCGAGTCTCAGAGCGAACTTCATTTGTGTCTCCTGGTCATGCTGCAATGCGAGATGAGGTTACTGTTCTTTGCACCCCCGCCCGTCAGGGAATGCCCGTAAGAGCCCGGCCCCGGAGGCGCTTTCTATCACCCACGCGACAGGGTCGCACCTTGCTGGTGCTACCCGTCGGTAGGATCTCGAGGCTTCAGCACTCCGGCAGCTTGTAGCCGCGCAGCTGCTCGCGCAATTTCGTCTTGAGGATCTTGCCGGTGGCACCCAGTGGAATGGCCTCGACGAAGACCACGTCGTCCGGTACTTGCCACTTGGCCACCGTCTTGCCGCCGTAGAACGCCAGCAGTTCCTCGCGGCTGAGCTCGGCCCCTGGCTTCTTCACCACGACCACGATCGGCCGCTCGTCCCACTTGGGGTGCGGCACGCCGATGCAGGCGGCCATGGCAACCGCAGGATGCGCCACGGCAATGTTTTCGATGTCGATGGAGCTGATCCATTCGCCGCCTGACTTGATCACGTCCTTGCTGCGGTCGGTGATCTGCAGGTAGCCATCGGGGTCGACGGTTGCGACGTCGCCGGTGGGGAACCAGCCGCGGCCCCGCGCGTCCGGCAGCAGCGGGTCGCCACCCTCGCCCTTGAAGTATTCCTTGACCACCCAGGGGCCTTTGACGAGCAGGTCGCCGGAGGCCCTGCCGTCCCACGGCAGTTCCTTGCCGTCGCCGTCGACGATCTTCATGTCGACGCCGAAGATGGCACGGCCCTGCTTCATGCGGATCGCCGTCTGCTGCGCCTGCGACTGCGACAGGTGCTTGTTCTTCAAGGTGCACAGCGTGCCCAGCGGCGACATCTCGGTCATGCCCCAGGCGTGCAGCACCTCGACGCCATACTGCTGCTGGAAGGCATTGATCATGGCCGGGGGGCAGGCCGAGCCGCCGATCACGGTGCGCTTGAGGGTGGAGAACTTCAGGTCCTGCGCCTGCATGTGGCCCAGCAGCATCTGCCAGACCGTGGGCACGCCGGCCGCGAAGCTGACGCCCTCGCTCTCGATCAGGTCGTAGACCGACTTCCCGTCCAGCGCGGGGCCGGGGAACACCAGCTTGCAGCCGGTGAGCGCTGCCGAATACGGGATGCCCCAGGCGTTGACGTGGAACATCGGCACCACCGGCAGCACAGAGTCGCGAGCCGACAGGTTCATCACGTCCGGCAGCGCTGCCGCGTAGGCATGCAGCAGGGTCGAGCGGTGACTGTAGAGCGCGGCCTTGGGGTTGCCCGTGGTGCCGCTCGTGTAGCACATGCTCGACGCCGAGTTCTCGTCGAAGATGGGCCAGTCGTACCGGTCGGACAGAGGGCCCATCCAGGCCTCGTAGCTCACCAGGTTGGCAATGCCGGTATCGGTCGGCAGCTTGTCTGCGTCGCACAGCGCGATCCATTTCTTGACCGTGGTGCACTTGGCGTGCACGGCCTGGACCAGCGGCAGGAAGCTAAGGTCGAAGCACAGGATCTGGTCTTCGGCATGGTTGGCGATCCAGGCAATCTGGTCGGGATGCAGCCGAGGGTTGACGGTGTGCAGCACCCGTCCGCTGCCGCTGACGCCGTAGTACAGCTCCAGGTGGCGATGGCCGTTCCAGGCCAGGGTTGCCACGCGGTCGCTGAAGAGCAGTTGTTCCTGGTCCAGCGCATTGGCCACCTGGCGTGCCCGGGAGGCGATCTGGCGCCAGGTGCTGCGGTGGATGTCGCCTTCGACCCGCCGCGAGACGATTTCCCCGTCGCCGTTGTGGCGTTCGGCGAACTCGATCAACGACGAGATCAGCAATGGTTGGTCCTGCATCAAACCCAGCATCGGGAGGCTCCTTCGAACAACAGATCTTGGAAAAATTTCGCATGCCGTGCGGTAGCGCTCCGGCACCTTGCGATTCACGCAATCTTCGGGCGATCCCACAATGACAGAAACCCGCAGACTGCCCCCAAGGAGCTCCCCTCGACGCTGCAGCCGGGATGGCCGCGGCGGCGCCTACTCGTCCTGCGTCCACTCCACGCGCACCCCCAGGCTGCGCAGGTTCTCCACGAAACGCGGATGGGCGCGCCGGATCGGCGCCGCGTTGCGGATTTCCGAGCGTCCCTCGATGCTCGCCGCGACCATGAAGAGCGCAATCGCCACGCGGATGATGTACGGGCTCTCGACCACGGCCGGCGCCAGCGGCCCGCCGCCGAAGGTGATCAGCCGGTGCGGGTCGGACGAGAACACATGGGCGCCGAACTTCGAGAGCTCGCCGGTCCAGCCCAGCGCGCCGTCGTAGACCTTGTTCCAGAACATCGCGTTGCCCTCGGCGCGCACCCCCAGCGCGATGAAGATGGGCAGCAGGTCGACCGGGAAGTAGGGCCAGGGGGCGGCCTCGACCTTGGTCAGCACGTTGGCCGTGAACGGGGCCTGGACCTTCAGCGGTCCGCTGCGGTGGGCCTGGGACCAGCCGTCGCGGTGCTCGATCCGGACGCCGAACTTGGCAAAGGTGCGGTCGATCAGCGGGAACTGCTCCGGCGCGCTGTTGCGCACCTGCACTTCGCCGCCGGTGATGGCGCCGAGCGCCAGGAAGGTGGTGATTTCGTGGAAGTCCTCGTCGAAGCGGAATTCCCCGCCAGCCAGCGGCGCGCCGCCCTGCACGGTCAGCTTGGACGTGCCGATGCCCTCGATGCGCGCGCCCATCATCGTCATGAAGCGGCAGAACTCCTGCACGTGGGGCTCCGAGGCCGCATTGGTCAGCGTCGAGGTGCCCGCGGCAGCTACCGCGCAGAGCACGAAGTTCTCGGTGGTGGTGACGGAGGCGTAGTCCAGCCAATGGTCCACCGGCCGCATGCCATCGGCCAGGCGCACCAGCAGCGAGCCTTCGGTGCGTTCGACGCGGCCGCCGAAGTGGCGGAAGACCTCCACATGCGGATCGATCTCGCGCACCCCCAGGGTGCAGCCCTTGACGTTGTCCTCCAGCCTCGCCACGCCGAAGCGGGCGAGCAGCGGCGGCACCAGCATGATCGAGGATCGCATCTCCTCCGGCAGCCGGTGGCGCGCGGCGTCGAAGGCGGTGTCGCGGTGATGCAGGTCCAGCGTGCCCGCCTCGCGGTCGAGCCGCACATCGCTTCCCAGGGCGCTGAAGATCTCGAGGATCTTGCGCACGTCGGTGATGTCAGGCACGCCGTGCAGGCGCAAGGGCTCGTGGGTGAGCAAGGTGGCGCACAGCACGGGCAGCACCGCGTTCTTGTTGGCCGAAGGACTGATCCGGCCGCGCAGGGGCGTGCCGCCGTGGACGATGAGACTGGACATGGGAGAGGGGAAAGACCTGGAGGTGTGGTGCCCGAGCGAGCGCGACGCCGAACTCTACCGGTTCGGGCCGCGGAAACCGTGGCGCAGCGCCCTGCCTGAACAAATGGAAACAGAAACGCCGTGAAGCGCCGATGGCCCCTTCAGCCCGGGGTTTAGGTCGGTACGGGACAATCCCCCGCATGAGCATCCTTGCAGACGAAGCGGACGTGGTCGACCTCGGACTCGACTGGACCGCCGGCTTCGCGACCCTGGGCCCCGCCTTCTTTACAGAGCTCCGTCCCACCCCACTGCCCAAGCCGTATTGGGTCGGACGCAGCCACGCGTTGGCGCGCGAGATCGGGCTCGACGAAGCCCACCTTCATTCGGAAGACGGCTCCGCCGCCTTTACCGGCAATGTGCCGATCGCGGGAACCCGGCCGTTGGCCAGCGTCTACAGCGGCCACCAATTCGGCGTCTGGGCCGGCCAGTTGGGCGATGGTCGCGCCATCCTGCTGGGTGAAACTGCGAGCGGCTGGGAGCTGCAATTCAAGGGCGCGGGCCGCACACCCTACTCGCGCATGGGCGATGGCCGGGCGGTGCTGCGCTCCAGCATTCGCGAGTTCCTCTGCAGCGAGGCCATGCACGCCCTCGGCATACCCACCACGCGCGCGCTGTGCGTGACAGGCTCCGATGCGCAGGTGGTGCGTGAGGAAATCGAGACCGCCGCCGTGGTGACGCGCGCCGCGCCCAGCTTCATCCGCTTCGGCCATTTCGAGCATTTCGCGGCCGCCAACCGCGTCGACGAGCTGCGCGCGTTGGCCGACTTCGTGATCGACCGCTTCTACCCGGCCTGCCGCCATGACGCACGCTTCGCGCGCTTCGGCGGCAATGCCTACGCGGCCTTCCTGGAGGCGGTGAGCGAGCGCACCGCGGCGCTGCTCGCGCAGTGGCAGGCGGTGGGCTTCTGCCACGGTGTGATGAACACCGACAACATGAGCATCCTCGGGCTCACCATCGACTACGGTCCCTTCCAGTTCCTTGACGGTTTCGACCCGGGCCACGTCTGCAACCACAGCGACACGGGCGGACGCTATGCCTACAACCAGCAGCCGAACGTCGCCTACTGGAACCTGTTCTGCCTGGCCCAGGCGCTGCTGCCGCTGATCGGCGACCAGGAGGTCGCTGTGGCCGCGCTGGAGTCGTACAAGACGGTGTTCCCGCAAGCCTACGAGGCTCGGATGCGCGCCAAGCTCGGCCTGCCGGAGTCCACGGCGGACGACCGCGCGCTGATAGAAGGCGTGCTCAAGCTGCTGGCGCTGGAGAAGGTGGACTACACCATCTTCTGGCGGCGCCTCGCCGACCAAAAGGCCGGGGGCGACGTGGCGGCCGTGCGCGACCTGTTCCTCGACCGGGCTGGCATCGACGGCTGGCTGCAGGCTTTTTCGCAGCGCCACGCGCAGGTGCCGGCCGCCCAGGCGGCACAATCCATGCGGAGCGCCAATCCGAAATTCGTACTCAGGAACCATCTGGGCCAGCAGGCCATCGAATCGGCGCAGCGCAAGGACTTCTCGGCGGTGGCCACCTTGCTGAAGCTGCTCGAAACCCCATTTGAAGACCACGCCGGCCACGAGGCCTATGCCGGCTTCCCGCCCGACTGGGCTTCCACGATCGAAATCAGCTGCTCATCATGACTGCACCCGTCCAGAAAACCGACGCCGAATGGAAAGCCCTCCTGGCCGAGAAAGGCGCCGAGCGCGGCGCCTTCGAGGTCACGCGCCATGCCGCCACCGAACGCCCCTTCACCGGCAAGTACGAGGCGCATTGGGAGGACGGCACCTATCACTGCGTCTGCTGCGGCGCCAAGCTGTTCGAATCCGCCACCAAGTTCGACGCCGGCTGCGGCTGGCCCAGCTTCTCGCAGGAGGCGGTGCCTGGTGCCATCAAGAACATCGTCGACCGCTCGCACGGCATGGTCCGCACCGAGAACGTCTGCGCCAACTGCGGCGCCCACCTCGGCCATGTGTTCCCGGATGGCCCGACCGAGACCGGCCTGCGCTATTGCATGAACTCCGCCTCGCTCGATTTCCAGAAGCGCTGAAGATGAAGGTCCTGCTCGACTTCTTCCCGATCCTGCTGTTCTTCGGCGCCTTCAAGCTCTACGACATCTACACCGCGACTGGCGTGCTGATGGCGGCCACCGTACTGCAGATGGGGATCGTGTGGTTCACCGAGCGTCGCCTGGCGCCGATGCAGAAAGCCACGCTGGTGCTCATCCTGCTCTTCGGCTCGCTCACGCTGGTCTTGCACGACGACCGCTTCATCAAGTGGAAGCCGACCGTGCTCTACGGTGCCATGGCGGTGGCGCTGGCGGTCGCGCTGTGGGTCTTCAAGAAGAATTTTCTCAAGATGCTGCTGGGCGCACAGCTCGAGCTGCCGGTGCCGGTCTGGGGCCGGCTCAATGTCGCATGGATCGCCTACTGCGTGTTCATGGCCGCGATCAACGGCTACGTCGCGGCCTACTTCAGCACCGAGGCGTGGGTGAACTTCAAGCTGTGGGGCTACGCGTTCCCGATCGTGTTCCTGGTGGCGCAAGGGCTTTACATCTCGCCGCACCTCAAATCGGACAAGCCTGCAGCATGAGCACCGCACGGCCGCCCGAAGGTGCTCGTCCCCTCCTTCAGGAGGGGTTGCGCGCAGTACGCAAAGTGACAAGCCTGGGGGAGGCTTCTTGATGCTTCCCACCGCCACCGACCTGGAAGCGCACCTGCGGGCCGCGCTGCATCCGACCGTGCTCGAAGTCATCGACGAAAGCGCGGCGCATGCCGGCCATGCGGGTGCCAATGCCGAGGGCTACGGCACTCATTTCCGGGTGCGGATTGCCTCTCCCCTTTTCGAAGGAAAGCCGCGCGTGGCACGCCATCGGCTTGTGTATGATGCGCTGCAACTTTTCATCGCACAGGGCCTTCACGCCATCGCCATCGAGACGCTTTGAAGCGCTTTGATTCCCGCCCTCCGGGCGGCAAAAGTACCCTCCCCTCTATGAAGAAACATCTCCTGCAGGCTGCAGCCGCCGCCGCTCTTATGGCTGCCCTCCCCGTTTTTGCGCAGAACGCGGCCATCGTCAACGGCAAGCCGGTGCCCAAGGCGCGCATGGACGTGCTAGCCCAGCAACTGGCGGCCGCCGGCCGCCCCGTCACGCCCGAGATGCAGGGCCAGCTGCGCGAGGAAGTGGTCGCCCGCGAGGTCTTCATGCAGGAAGCCCAGAAGCAGGGCCTGGACGGCACCGACGACTACAAGAACCAGCTCGAGCTGGCACGCCAGGCCATCCTGATCCGCCAGCTGTTCGAGAACTACCGCAAGGCCAATGCGGTGTCCGATGCCGACGCGCAGGCCGAGTACGACAAGTTCGCCGCGGCCAATGGCGGCAAGGAATACAAGGCCCGCCACATCCTGGTCGAGAAGGAAGACCAGGCCCAGAAGATCCTGGCCGACCTCAAGAAGGGCGCCAAGTTCGAGGACCTGGCCAAGAAGCAGAGCAAGGACCCGGGCTCCGGCGCCAACGGCGGCGACCTCGACTGGGCCGCGCCCGCCAGCTTCGTGCCCGAGTTCTCGGAGGCGATGATCAAGCTCAAGAAGGGTGAGACAACCCCCGCGCCAGTCAAG
Protein-coding regions in this window:
- a CDS encoding BolA family protein; translation: MLPTATDLEAHLRAALHPTVLEVIDESAAHAGHAGANAEGYGTHFRVRIASPLFEGKPRVARHRLVYDALQLFIAQGLHAIAIETL
- a CDS encoding UDP-N-acetylglucosamine 1-carboxyvinyltransferase, whose protein sequence is MSSLIVHGGTPLRGRISPSANKNAVLPVLCATLLTHEPLRLHGVPDITDVRKILEIFSALGSDVRLDREAGTLDLHHRDTAFDAARHRLPEEMRSSIMLVPPLLARFGVARLEDNVKGCTLGVREIDPHVEVFRHFGGRVERTEGSLLVRLADGMRPVDHWLDYASVTTTENFVLCAVAAAGTSTLTNAASEPHVQEFCRFMTMMGARIEGIGTSKLTVQGGAPLAGGEFRFDEDFHEITTFLALGAITGGEVQVRNSAPEQFPLIDRTFAKFGVRIEHRDGWSQAHRSGPLKVQAPFTANVLTKVEAAPWPYFPVDLLPIFIALGVRAEGNAMFWNKVYDGALGWTGELSKFGAHVFSSDPHRLITFGGGPLAPAVVESPYIIRVAIALFMVAASIEGRSEIRNAAPIRRAHPRFVENLRSLGVRVEWTQDE
- a CDS encoding protein adenylyltransferase SelO; this encodes MSILADEADVVDLGLDWTAGFATLGPAFFTELRPTPLPKPYWVGRSHALAREIGLDEAHLHSEDGSAAFTGNVPIAGTRPLASVYSGHQFGVWAGQLGDGRAILLGETASGWELQFKGAGRTPYSRMGDGRAVLRSSIREFLCSEAMHALGIPTTRALCVTGSDAQVVREEIETAAVVTRAAPSFIRFGHFEHFAAANRVDELRALADFVIDRFYPACRHDARFARFGGNAYAAFLEAVSERTAALLAQWQAVGFCHGVMNTDNMSILGLTIDYGPFQFLDGFDPGHVCNHSDTGGRYAYNQQPNVAYWNLFCLAQALLPLIGDQEVAVAALESYKTVFPQAYEARMRAKLGLPESTADDRALIEGVLKLLALEKVDYTIFWRRLADQKAGGDVAAVRDLFLDRAGIDGWLQAFSQRHAQVPAAQAAQSMRSANPKFVLRNHLGQQAIESAQRKDFSAVATLLKLLETPFEDHAGHEAYAGFPPDWASTIEISCSS
- the msrB gene encoding peptide-methionine (R)-S-oxide reductase MsrB; translated protein: MTAPVQKTDAEWKALLAEKGAERGAFEVTRHAATERPFTGKYEAHWEDGTYHCVCCGAKLFESATKFDAGCGWPSFSQEAVPGAIKNIVDRSHGMVRTENVCANCGAHLGHVFPDGPTETGLRYCMNSASLDFQKR
- a CDS encoding peptidylprolyl isomerase, which gives rise to MKKHLLQAAAAAALMAALPVFAQNAAIVNGKPVPKARMDVLAQQLAAAGRPVTPEMQGQLREEVVAREVFMQEAQKQGLDGTDDYKNQLELARQAILIRQLFENYRKANAVSDADAQAEYDKFAAANGGKEYKARHILVEKEDQAQKILADLKKGAKFEDLAKKQSKDPGSGANGGDLDWAAPASFVPEFSEAMIKLKKGETTPAPVKSQFGYHIIRVDDIRQAQLPKLEEVKPQIVQQLQQQRLQKYQEELRAKAKVE
- a CDS encoding septation protein A, with product MKVLLDFFPILLFFGAFKLYDIYTATGVLMAATVLQMGIVWFTERRLAPMQKATLVLILLFGSLTLVLHDDRFIKWKPTVLYGAMAVALAVALWVFKKNFLKMLLGAQLELPVPVWGRLNVAWIAYCVFMAAINGYVAAYFSTEAWVNFKLWGYAFPIVFLVAQGLYISPHLKSDKPAA